A region from the Aegilops tauschii subsp. strangulata cultivar AL8/78 chromosome 5, Aet v6.0, whole genome shotgun sequence genome encodes:
- the LOC141022483 gene encoding uncharacterized protein produces MSGSGVGGKWMASSVKKKDITELREVGYLAKEIAHRLPAKGQIVPTPEPHERVVFLTHLFRGLGFPLHPYVRGLIFYYGLDFHDLAPNFILNITAFIVVCEGFLRIPPHFGLWLKIFNVKPKVVSGQQAECGGAMVGKMPNVTWPKGSFAEMVKGWQSGWFYITEPRDADWAAAPEFRSGTPMRLTSWQEKGLTLRPSDELTGLQTCVQNMIDRKIKLVNVIQVMLIRRVLPCQRGNCYLWEYDPAKHQMLLGLFGTTHEDIWKVLFKAGETPPPTTVDRWLSSKRQANSAWIEVAEGINCPALLPEDQEFPLLTKMLFPAPYEVREKTAKKAAKGAKKSPRRKGVLDVSSKDENPSSSADDDDEEEEKNDSPPKVGRKRRAVPMNPEAKAPKREKSSFADNSAWDVDSSPERPRRTKPQAAS; encoded by the exons atgtccggatccggagttggaggcaagtggatggcctcctccgttaagaagaaggacatcacggAGCTCCGGGAGGTCGGATATTTGGCCAAGGAGATTGCTCATCGACTCCCGGCGAAAGGGCAAATCGTCCCTACTcccgagccccatgagagggttgtgtttctcacacatcTTTTCCGCGGGCTGGGCTTCCCTCTCCACCCGTACGTCCGCGGACTGATAttttactatgggctagactttcatgacctagcccctaactttatcctcaacatcacggcattcattgtcgtgtgcgaaggctttctccgcatcccacctcatttcggcctatggctgaagatctttaatgtgaagccgaaggtggtgagcggtcaacaagcagagtgcggaggcgccatggtgggcaagatgcccaatgttacCTGGCCCAAAGGCTCCTTTGCGGAGatggtgaaggggtggcaatcggggtggttctacatcaccgagccgcgcgacgctGACTGGGcagcggcccccgaattccgatctggaaccccgatgcggctcacctcctggcaagagaagggcctaacCTTGCGTCCCTcggacgagctgactgggctccagacgtgcgtccagaacatgatagacagaaaaatcaagctcgtcaacgtgatccaggtcatGCTCATTCGTCGGGTTCTTCCGTGCCAACGCGGGAATTGCTATCTGTGGGAGtatgatccggccaagcaccagatgCTACTAGggctcttcggcacgacgcacgaagacatctggaaagtgctcttcaaggccggcgagacgccACCGCCCACGACGGTGGATCGCTGGCTTAGCTCAAAACGCCAGGCTAATTCG GCCTGGATTGAGGTAGCAGAGGGGATCAACTGTCCGGCGCTGCTGCCCGAAGACCAAGAATTCCCATTACTGACGAAAATGCTATTTCCAGCACCTTATGAGGTACGAGAGAAGACGGCCAAGAAAGCGGCCAAAGGGGCCAAGAAGAGCCCTCGCCGAAAAGGCGTTCTGGACGTGTCGTCCAAAGACGAAAATCCTTCTTCGTCCgctgacgacgacgatgaagaggAGGAGAAAAACGACTCCCCACCTAAagtggggaggaagaggagggcgGTCCCCATGAATCCGGAGGCAAAAGCGCCCAAGAGGGAAAAAAGTTCcttcgcggataactccgcgtgggatgttgaTAGCAGCCCGGAGCGACCTCGCCGGACCAAACCTCAGGCCGCGTCGTAA